Proteins from one Ahaetulla prasina isolate Xishuangbanna chromosome 2, ASM2864084v1, whole genome shotgun sequence genomic window:
- the LOC131192675 gene encoding uncharacterized protein LOC131192675 translates to MTWPTRLGMRMLSDFTELSGDRKRAHFLNACGPQIFAMARALLTPQSVSAVPWATLMGTLQAHYAPAPSRISRWFTFRQRVQMERESINSYMASFRTAAIKCEFPNLDDSLLEQLVCGVRSLRLQRRLLSRTDITLQSALDEARAYEMSEKLSAEMHRAPATHMVAHSASIHHDAVLSNEFEGEEDEVGRLRVAPGSKQPTEQKPQTAPCLGCGENHPRSLCHFKTAVCRKCGKRGHLARVCRSTPLDNIPLGSRPARRFQRGPPVSQDDCFTVNRGNTNPAVSISQASTGSSKKIFLTIKLEEVPCKMEVDTGSSKSIIAWNTLQKIAPNFNKSQLTACTTRLKDYQGNDIPILGGAHLRVEKGVFSGRLPLLVVKGNLPSLLGLDWFSALGLNITGIHSTTTDGFEALMSEFAEVFADSLGQYKGNPISQNLDPQVPPIRLKPRRVPFALRPKVDKELDKLIVQGVLEPTDHSKWETPVVTPIKPDGSVRICGDFKCTLNYALQAHPYPVPVVQHLLHSLGQGSIFAKLDMARAYQQLPVDDAMAAAQTIVTHRGAFKCRRLQFGISVAPGLFQSLMEWLLQGIPGVVPYFDDVLVSATSQAALISRLRQVLTRFQQTGLKLKKSKCKFGVPRVEFLGFLIDADGLHPTPSKVEAIKNAPTPTCKADLQSFLGLLNFYSVFLPHKASVAEPLHRLLDGRTPWSWGKAQASAFAAVKALLTSDAVLVQYSDSVRLTLACDASSYGIGAVLSHLLPNGSEAPIAYFSRTLSSAERNYSQLDKEALAIVAAVKRFHDYIYGCFFQLITDHKPLLGLLAGDKQTPQIMSPHLLRWSIFLAALLRYLGPGCSCGSRATPFCSTCWKP, encoded by the coding sequence ATGACCTGGCCTACGAGACTTGGGATGCGTATGTTGAGCGATTTCACCGAGCTCTCAGGAGATAGGAAACGCGCCCATTTCCTGAATGCCTGTGGCCCACAAATATTTGCAATGGCCAGAGCTCTGTTGACTCCTCAATCAGTTTCTGCGGTGCCTTGGGCCACCTTGATGGGCACATTGCAAGCTCATTATGCGCCGGCTCCTTCGCGCATTTCCAGATGGTTTACCTTTCGCCAGAGGGTCCAAATGGAACGGGAATCCATCAACTCGTATATGGCTTCTTTCCGGACTGCTGCTATAAAGTGTGAGTTCCCTAATTTGGATGACTCCCTTCTTGAGCAGCTGGTGTGCGGCGTGAGGAGTTTGAGATTGCAACGCCGTCTTTTATCTAGAACGGACATTACCCTCCAGTCTGCCTTGGATGAGGCACGTGCCTATGAAATGTCGGAGAAGTTGTCGGCGGAGATGCATAGGGCTCCGGCCACGCACATGGTGGCCCACTCTGCTTCCATTCACCATGACGCTGTTCTTTCCAATGAATTCGAGGGTGAGGAAGACGAGGTGGGTCGCCTCCGAGTAGCCCCGGGAAGCAAGCAGCCAACAGAGCAGAAACCACAGACGGCGCCTTGCCTGGGATGCGGAGAGAATCACCCTCGCTCGTTGTGTCACTTCAAAACTGCAGTTTGCCGCAAATGCGGCAAACGGGGACATCTGGCTAGGGTTTGCCGTTCCACCCCACTGGACAATATTCCACTGGGTTCTCGTCCGGCTAGACGGTTCCAGAGAGGTCCTCCTGTGTCCCAAGATGATTGCTTCACCGTGAACCGAGGAAACACCAACCCTGCAGTGTCGATCAGCCAGGCTTCGACTGGCTCCAGCAAGAAAATTTTTCTTACTATCAAGTTAGAGGAGGTgccctgtaaaatggaggtggatacagGCTCTTCTAAATCTATTATTGCCTGGAACACCTTACAGAAGATAGCTCCAAACTTCAACAAAAGTCAATTGACTGCCTGTACCACCAGGCTgaaggactatcaagggaacgaTATTCCCATTCTTGGAGGTGCCCACCTCCGGGTGGAGAAAGGTGTTTTCTCTGGTCGCCTCCCATTGCTTGTAGTTAAGGGTAACCTACCCAGCTTATTGGGGTTGGATTGGTTCTCAGCATTGGGCCTTAACATCACAGGCATTCATTCTACCACCACAGATGGGTTTGAGGCCCTGATGTCTGAGTTTGCTGAGGTATTTGCTGATTCCCTGGGTCAATATAAGGGCAACCCTATCTCCCAAAACCTTGATCCCCAGGTGCCTCCTATTAGGCTTAAGCCTCGACGGGTGCCTTTTGCGCTACGTCCAAAGGTGGacaaggaactggataagttgATTGTGCAAGGGGTGCTGGAGCCCACCGACCACTCTAAGTGGGAGACTCCTGTTGTCACTCCCATTAAGCCAGATGGTTCAGTACGCATCTGTGGTGATTTCAAATGCACATTAAACTATGCTTTGCAGGCACACCCTTATCCAGTTCCTGTAGTCCAACACCTTCTCCActctttaggccaggggtctatcTTTGCTAAGTTAGATATGGCACGAGCATATCAGCAGCTTCCTGTGGATGATGCCATGGCGGCTGCCCAAACCATTGTCACTcacaggggcgcttttaaatgccgcCGCCTGCAGTTTGGGATTAGTGTGGCCCCCGGGTTGTTTCAGAGCCTTATGGAGTGGCTCTTGCAGGGCATACCTGGAGTTgttccatattttgatgatgtgttggtctcTGCCACCAGCCAGGCTGCCCTCATTAGCCGCCTGCGACAGGTTCTTACCCGTTTCCAACAGACGGGCCTTAAGCTTAAAAAGTCTAAGTGTAAATTCGGGGTGCCTAGGGTTGAGTTCCTGGGGTTCCTAATTGATGCTGACGGGTTGCATCCAACCCCGTCGAAGGTGGAGGCGATAAAAAATGCCCCTACTCCTACCTGCAAAGCAGACTTGCAGTCATTCTTGGGGCTCCTTAACTTTTATAGCGTGTTCCTGCCCCATAAGGCTTCTGTGGCGGAGCCTCTTCATAGGTTACTTGATGGTAGGACTCCTTGGTCGTGGGGCAAGGCCCAGGCCTCTGCTTTTGCTGCTGTCAAGGCTCTCCTCACCTCGGATGCTGTGTTGGTCCAATATAGCGACAGTGTCCGccttactttagcttgtgatgccTCTTCATATGGCATAGGGGCTGTTCTGAGCCACCTACTACCAAATGGATCTGAGGCtccaattgcttatttttctcGGACTCTGTCGTCAGCAGAGAGGAATTATAGTCAGCTAGACAAGGAGGCTCTGGCCATTGTAGCTGCCGTTAAACGGTTTCATGactacatttatggctgttttttcCAACTGATCACTGATCACAAGCCTCTTTTGGGGTTGTTAGCTGGTGACAAACAGACCCCTCAGATCATGTCTCCTCACCTATTAAGGTGGTCTATTTTCTTGGCAGCCCTCCTGAGGTATCTCGGTCCCGGTTGTTCCTGCGGTTCTAGAGCTACCCCCTTCTGCTCAACCTGCTGGAAGCCCTGA